A region from the Canis lupus dingo isolate Sandy chromosome 9, ASM325472v2, whole genome shotgun sequence genome encodes:
- the LOC112655269 gene encoding zinc finger protein 385C isoform X10 has translation MLLAGPASSAPSPLLASLPLPARPLQPPLDFKHLLALHLNGATPLSLTPNFSTMDPIQKAVISHTFGVPSPLKKKLFISCNICHLRFNSANQAEAHYKGHKHARKLKAVEAAKSKQRPQTLARDGVLVSPTPTPASGSPGEPQSKAVPAAPPPGPQLQPTLTPDPTPRELAHSDLLDPASSSSSSSCPPCSPEPGREAPGPEPAAAAVGSGVSGEGRGEKGRLYCPTCKVTVNSASQLQAHNTGAKHRWMVEGQRGVPRRGRGRPVPRGAGHKAKRVAGGQGGRQGPSAPFHCALCQLQVNSETQLKQHLSSRRHKDRLAGKPPKPSSQHSKLQKHAALAVSILKSKLALQKQLTKTLAARFLPSPIPAAAAAICALPGPLALRPAPTAATTLFPAPILGPALFRTPAGAVRPATGPIVFAPY, from the exons CAGGCCCGGCCTCcagcgcccccagccccctgctggcctccctgcccctgcctgccaggCCTCTGCAGCCCCCGCTGGACTTCAAGCACTTGCTCGCCCTCCACTTGAATGGCGCCACCCCGCTCAGTCTCACCCCCAACTTCAGCACG ATGGACCCGATCCAGAAAGCTGTCATCAGCCACACGTTTGGGGTCCCTTCCCCTCTGAAGAAGAAGCTCTTCATTTCCTGTAACATCTGTCACCTGAGGTTCAACTCAGCG AATCAAGCCGAAGCACATTACAAAGGCCACAAACATGCCAGAAAACTCAAGGCTGTTGAAGCTGCCAAGAGCAAACAGAGGCCACAAACCCTGGCCCGGGATGGGGTGCTGGTGTCCCCAACCCCGACTCCAGCCAGTGGATCCCCTGGAGAGCCGCAGAGCAAAG CAGTTcctgcagcccctcctcctggcccccaaCTCCAGCCAACGCTGACTCCGGACCCCACACCCAGGGAGCTGGCCCACTCAGACCTCTTGGatcctgcctcctcttcctcttcttcctcctgcccaccctgctCCCCGGAGCCTGGGAGAGAGGCACCAGGGCCTGAGCCAGCAGCGGCTGCTGTGGGAAGTGGTgtgagtggggagggcaggggcgagAAGGGGCGCCTCTACTGTCCCACGTGCAAGGTGACCGTGAACTCTGCCTCTCAGCTTCAGGCTCACAACACAG GAGCCAAGCACCGGTGGATGGTGGAAGGTCAGCGAGGTGTTCCCCGAAGGGGCCGGGGCCGCCCAGTGCCCCGGGGAGCTGGACACAAGGCCAAGAGAGTGGCAGGGGGCCAGGGGGGCCGACAGGGGCCCAGCGCCCCTTTTCACTGTGCTCTGTGTCAGCTCCAGGTCAATTCAGAGACCCAACTCAAGCAG CACCTGAGCAGCAGGAGGCACAAAGACCGCCTGGCTGGGAAGCCCCCCAAGCCCTCCAGCCAGCACAGCAAGCTGCAGAAGCATGCAGCGCTGGCTGTGAGTATCCTCAAG TCGAAACTGGCCTTGCAGAAGCAACTCACCAAGACGCTAGCAGCCCGCTTCCTGCCCAGCCCGATCCCTGCTGCGGCCGCAGCCATCTGTGCCCTGCCAGGGCCCCTGGCCCTCCGGCCTGCCCCCACAGCAGCCACCACACTCTTCCCAGCTCCCATCCTGGGCCCGGCTCTGTTCCGTACCCCAGCAGGAGCCGTCCGCCCTGCCACAGGGCCCATCGTCTTTGCCCCCTACTAG
- the NKIRAS2 gene encoding NF-kappa-B inhibitor-interacting Ras-like protein 2 translates to MGKSCKVVVCGQASVGKTSILEQLLYGNHVVGSEMIETQEDIYVGSIETDRGVREQVRFYDTRGLRDGAELPRHCFSCTDGYVLVYSTDSRESFQRVELLKKEIDKSKDKKEVTIVVLGNKCDLQEQRRVDPDVAQHWAKSEKVKLWEVSVADRRSLLEPFVYLASKMTQPQSKSAFPLSRKNKGSGSLDG, encoded by the exons ATGGGGAAGAGCTGCAAGGTGGTCGTGTGTGGCCAAGCATCTGTGGGTAAAACTTCCATCCTGGAGCAGCTTCTGTATGGGAACCATGTAGTAG GTTCTGAGATGATTGAGACCCAGGAAGACATCTACGTGGGCTCCATTGAGACCGACCGGGGGGTGCGGGAGCAAGTGCGTTTCTATGACACCCGGGGGCTCCGAGATGGGGCTGAGCTGCCTCGGCACTGCTTCTCCTGCACTGACGGCTATGTCCTGGTCTACAGTACGGACAGCCGAGAGTCCTTTCAGCGTGTGGAGCTGCTCAAGAAGGAGATCGACAAGTCCAAGGACAAGAAGGAG GTCACCATCGTGGTCCTTGGCAACAAGTGTGACCTACAGGAGCAGCGGCGTGTAGACCCAGACGTGGCTCAGCACTGGGCCAAGTCCGAGAAGGTGAAGCTGTGGGAGGTGTCTGTGGCCGACCGCCGCTCTCTGCTGGAGCCCTTCGTCTACCTGGCCAGCAAGATGACCCAACCTCAGAGcaagtctgctttccctctcagCCGCAAGAACAAGGGCAGCGGCTCCTTGGATGGCTGA